The nucleotide window GCGGAGCGGGCAGTGGCGGAAGCGGCGGCGAGCCCCCCGACGCGGCCGGCCTGCTCGCCGAGTGTTTGACGTCGAAGGGCCAGTCCTGCGCGTTCTGCTGCGGCAAATACTTTTCCTCGGAGATGAAGGCCTTCGGCGCGACTCTTCAGCCGTGCGTTTGTGCAAGTGCTGGGCCGTGTGCTTCGGCTTGCACAGATAACGGGTTCTGCACCGACCCGAGCTTCGGCCCGAGCTCGACTTGCGAGCCTTGCCTGCTGGCGCAGCGCGCCCCGAACGCACCGTGTGCGGCCAGCGTCACCGCCTGCGCCGCGTCCGCGACCTGCGCGCCGTACCTCGAGTGTCTTTCGTGGTGCGTTGCGGACGGGGGCTGACGCCGTCAACGTGGGCGCCCGACTCCTTGGGCCCTGGCTCGAAGCGGGGTCCTCGAGCTCGCCGGCGAACTCCTCACCGCTCAGATTCGACCGCCGCGAAGAACGTGACGCCGTCAGGTTGGGAACGCTCGTCGACGTGGAACTCTGGCCGAGCAGGTAGTACCAGCGGCCTGCGATGGCCTTCGCGGGTTCTGGCGGGACAGCAGCTCTCCGGCCTCGGCTCGCGCGTACCCGTTGTGCTCGCTCCTCTTTGCGCAGCATCATGTTTCGCATGAGCGACGCCTGGATGACGAGACTGAAAGACCCTCAGCCCTGGTCGGCGCCGCGGCCGCTGCCGCAACCGGCCACCGCGGGTGACATCTGCGTGCGGCTGTACCAGCAGGGCGATGGCCCGGCCCTCTTCGCTGCGATAGACGACCGTCGCGAGGCGCTGCTCCCATGGATGGCCTGGGCCTCGAGCGACCCGCAGCGGGTCGACGACAGCATCTTCTACGTCGAGCGCTGTCGCCGAGCGTACGAGAAGGCCGATTGCCTCGATTTCCCCGATGGCTATCTTGGACTCGAGCTCCGGTGCGGTCCTAGGCGGCACTGGCCTGCACAAGATCGTCCCGGACTTCCGACAGGCGGAAATCGGCTACTGGGTCCGCGCGGCACGCACCAGGGCAACGGCATCTGCACGCAGGCGATCGGAGCTCTGATCAGCGCGGGACTTCGGCCCACCGAACAGGGCGGGGTGGGGCTGCGCCGCATCCTGATCTTCAACGACGTCGAAAACGTCGCCTCCCGGCGAGTGTGCGAGAAGCTCAGGCTGCGCCTCGAGATGCGGATGCAGAAGGACCGGTACCTCGATTCGTACCGGGACACCCTTGGGTTCGCGGTGCTGGCTGACGAGTGGGACTTCGAACACAATCGGACGAAGCTGGGGACCGCGGGACAGACCTGATGGCAGAACCCTAGTGGCGTGGAATTCGTGTAGAGGAACAACAGCGCCGCCGGTTCGTCGGCCCGCCGGATGAGCGCGAGCGTCGCGGCGGTGCGCAACGTTGTAACCGGCGGCGGGCA belongs to Myxococcales bacterium and includes:
- a CDS encoding GNAT family N-acetyltransferase, whose protein sequence is MSDAWMTRLKDPQPWSAPRPLPQPATAGDICVRLYQQGDGPALFAAIDDRREALLPWMAWASSDPQRVDDSIFYVERCRRAYEKADCLDFPDGYLGLELRCGPRRHWPAQDRPGLPTGGNRLLGPRGTHQGNGICTQAIGALISAGLRPTEQGGVGLRRILIFNDVENVASRRVCEKLRLRLEMRMQKDRYLDSYRDTLGFAVLADEWDFEHNRTKLGTAGQT